The window ATGTTGTTCTAATTGTGATGTAGTTAATTTAAAATTTGTTTCCTCGTCTGTTTTAACAAAAACAGGTGTACCACCTGCAAGCTTAATTTGTTCCGGATAACTTACCCAGTAAGGTACAGGTACGATAACTTCATCACCTTCATTTAGTATAGACATGAAAATATTGTAGAGAACATGTTTTGCTCCAGTACCAACAAATACATTAGATGTATTATAATTTAAGTTTAAATCTTGATTAGTTTTATTAACAATGGCTTCTTTCAACGATAATATACCACCACTTGGGGTATATTTTGTCTGACCATTATGTATCGCATTAATTGCACCTTCAATAATGAAATCAGGTGTATTAAAGTCTGGCTGACCTGCACCTAAACCAATTACATCAATACCTTCATCTTTAAGTTTTTGAGCGGTTGCTGTAATCGCTAATGTTGTAGATGGTTGTATGTTAGACACTTTATTTGAAAGCATGCTATTCCTCCTAATATATAAAATCAATCACAAAGTAAATGATACGATATTAATTATATTATTTAGTTCATTGTACTATAACAGAAGGTCATCAATCTAGTCACACATGTTATTTATTTGTTGATCCATTTCATCTAAACTATAGTACTTAATATCCATGTTCGGTAGACCATTCAAAAAATATTTTTTATATAATCCTTTAGTTAAACGGTCATCCAGACAAATTATAATACCTTGATCCGAACCATCCCTAAGCAATCGACCTATCCCCTGTCTGAATCGCTGACTTGCTTTTGGTAATGTATATTCAATAAATGGATTATCATATTGCATCGAATGATAATAACTTAAAGGATCATTTGGAGAAAGAAATGGTAATTTTGTCATCAATAATATTTTTTGAGTATTGTTAGGCGCTTTAAAATTTACACCTTCGTAAAAACTTAAACTCGCTAACAATAAACCATAATCAAGTGGATTGAATTTTTGTAAAATCCTTTTATTGTGTATTGATTTGTGCTGGCTAATGATTGGGAATTGATTCATATTTATGTCCTCAAAGTACTCTTTGACCTCTTGTATCATTTGATGGTTTGTAAATAATGCTAATCCTTTATTTTGTGGCATAACAACAAGTCTATAACAACATTCTACGATGTGCTGAATATATTCATTAGAGTATGGAAAGCTTGTTGATATTTGGTCATTAGATACCCATAGTTCCGCATTGTTCTGATAATCTATAACATCCTTGAATGCAATGGAATTAAGAGAATAATCCAGATTTTCTAGTCCTATTTCTTGAATGAAGAAAGAAAAAGATTCATTGACTTGTAGTGTACCACTTAAAAAGTGTATAGACTTATATTGTTCAAATAATTTACGCTTTATAATGTACTTTGGTGATTCTACTAAATAATTGATCGAAACAGTTTCATAATATTTTTTATTATCACTATTTAAATATATAAATTCACTATTAAAAATTTGTTTTTCAATTTGATTTAAGTAAGCATTAATATTCGAGATGATTTCATCTAAAAATATAAAACCTGGTACATTCGTTAACGTTTCATCATTTAAAATATTTTGCATTTGGTTTAATTTATGAATGATGTATAATTCGTCTACATCTATCGAACTTTTCTCATTCTGTAATGATTTATGCAAATTTTTAAAAAGACTATGAACCACGTTATCAAGTGTTTTATATAACTTTTCTTCAATATTGCTAGTATGACCTGATTGAATGGGATTTATCACTTTCTTCAATGATGGTAATGAGACTTGTCTATGTGCATTCGATGTTGCAACATTCAATAAATGATGTGATTCATCAATAATTAAATGATGGTATAATTCACAAAGACTTTCTGTTTCATCAACAAATAAATTACTATGGTTAGTAATACCAATCATTGAATTCTTCAATTTATTTTTGTGGAAATCATAAAATGATGGATGAATTGAATTATGGTGATCATTTAATACTGAATGATAGTATATATTTGCACCACCTTTTAAATTCAACTCGCTCACTAAACCGGTATTTGTTTGTAGTAACCAAACGATTAATTTTCCTTTTAAAATAATGACTTCATAATTTAACGTATCGTCATTTAATATCTTTCTAACGATTGGTAAATGAATATAGTTACTTCGTCCCATTAACATTGAATGAAATGATTTAACATTAAGTGAATTTTCAATAGATATCATCAAGTCCTGTAATTCATGTTGTAACAGTTTAGTGTTTGTCGAAATTAATGTACGCTCTCCAGTTTCTGAATATTTTATAAGCGCATTATAAATATATGTCAATGTTTTACCAATTGCAGTTGGTGCCTCTATAATTGAAATCGTTTTATCTTTCATATGGCTTAACAAATAATCTTGTAAAGCATGTTGTTCTTCACGATGTTCGTAATCCTTTAGAACATTTTTACAGAAATCTTCAAATGATAAATCTTTTACTTTATGTTTAATATCATTTAAATTCTCTTTATTTAATTGACTAATTTCATCCATCATATCTTTAAAAAATATTCCATTAATCTCTTTTATACCACTACTGACCTCGCTGATTTGATAGGTTTTATTCAATGTCTGAAAGTATGTAAGAATTCTGTTGATATCAAAATTTAATCCACAAGCAACGTCAATGAGACTCTTTTTTGATTCAAAATTAAAAGACATGTATTTTTTTATTGAATGAATAAATAATTCAGCAGTAACCTTAGCATCATAAAATGCTCTATGAGCCATTGTATGTTTAGTGCCGATAATCGCTGAGAGATTTTCAAGCTTATAACTAGATTGTGTTGGATAAATCATCTTAAACCAGTCATGTGTATCGACAATTAATTCAGGTTGAAATTCAATATCACATTGTAAGAATGCATATTTAAGAAATTCCAAGTCAAATTTTGCATTATGCGCAACAAATGTACAATCATTAAGCATTTCATAGACATGATTAGATATGTGTTGGAATGAAGGTTGATCAATTAAATCTTCATCCTTAATATTGGTTAAACTTGAAATATAAACTGGTATCTCTTTTTCAATCGATATCAAAGACGTAAAAGAATCAATGATTTCTAAATCTTCAGTTATCACAATACCTAGTTCAATAATGTCATCATCTTGATGACTTTGTCCTGTTGTCTCTAAATCGACAAATGCAAACTTCATTCCAACACCTCCTTTATAATCATGTCTATTTCGAACTTAATATATCACCACTTGAAATCGTGACATGTTGTCCATCGTGATTAATCACTAATTCACCTTGATTTGTCACATCCAATGGTATACCAATAAAA of the Abyssicoccus albus genome contains:
- a CDS encoding exonuclease domain-containing protein; this translates as MKFAFVDLETTGQSHQDDDIIELGIVITEDLEIIDSFTSLISIEKEIPVYISSLTNIKDEDLIDQPSFQHISNHVYEMLNDCTFVAHNAKFDLEFLKYAFLQCDIEFQPELIVDTHDWFKMIYPTQSSYKLENLSAIIGTKHTMAHRAFYDAKVTAELFIHSIKKYMSFNFESKKSLIDVACGLNFDINRILTYFQTLNKTYQISEVSSGIKEINGIFFKDMMDEISQLNKENLNDIKHKVKDLSFEDFCKNVLKDYEHREEQHALQDYLLSHMKDKTISIIEAPTAIGKTLTYIYNALIKYSETGERTLISTNTKLLQHELQDLMISIENSLNVKSFHSMLMGRSNYIHLPIVRKILNDDTLNYEVIILKGKLIVWLLQTNTGLVSELNLKGGANIYYHSVLNDHHNSIHPSFYDFHKNKLKNSMIGITNHSNLFVDETESLCELYHHLIIDESHHLLNVATSNAHRQVSLPSLKKVINPIQSGHTSNIEEKLYKTLDNVVHSLFKNLHKSLQNEKSSIDVDELYIIHKLNQMQNILNDETLTNVPGFIFLDEIISNINAYLNQIEKQIFNSEFIYLNSDNKKYYETVSINYLVESPKYIIKRKLFEQYKSIHFLSGTLQVNESFSFFIQEIGLENLDYSLNSIAFKDVIDYQNNAELWVSNDQISTSFPYSNEYIQHIVECCYRLVVMPQNKGLALFTNHQMIQEVKEYFEDINMNQFPIISQHKSIHNKRILQKFNPLDYGLLLASLSFYEGVNFKAPNNTQKILLMTKLPFLSPNDPLSYYHSMQYDNPFIEYTLPKASQRFRQGIGRLLRDGSDQGIIICLDDRLTKGLYKKYFLNGLPNMDIKYYSLDEMDQQINNMCD